The proteins below come from a single Dermatophagoides farinae isolate YC_2012a chromosome 7, ASM2471394v1, whole genome shotgun sequence genomic window:
- the LOC124496713 gene encoding uncharacterized protein LOC124496713 isoform X2, giving the protein MEQEINLDELTDMNLLQNLLDQTEDIDDRKAIRGRMQEIRSIERAKRDAKLERLNNSRQEMIDERQRKAAEHKARTLAMYDQMARSAPAGGKKTMDIGIYTTGQVTPPSSPSINDKGLVEDVLQQCKRSAEERKKKILESYSVAARSGPAGAMTKDDPAQEFIRQRQQEAEEDKKRLLKAYDYVSRQGAGPKQVVLEELKRYDVDPGELVEDPRLKKVIGTTSFRDGTSK; this is encoded by the exons ATGGAACAAGAAATTAATCTTGATGAGCTTACCGATATGAATCTTCTGCAAAATctg TTGGATCAGACTGAAGATATTGATGATCGGAAAGCGATTCGTGGACGCATGCAAGAAATACGTTCTATCGAAAGAG CTAAACGAGATGCAAAATTGGAACGATTAAACAATAGCCGTCAAGAGATGATCGACGAACGACAACGAAAAGCAGCTGAACATAAAGCCCGTACATTGGCTATGTATGATCAGATGGCACGATCTGCACCGGCTGGTggtaaaaaaacaatggacaTTGGTATCTATACAACCGGACAAG TTACACCACCATCCTCTCCAAGCATCAATGACAAAGGTTTAGTCGAAGATGTTCTACAGCAATGTAAACGAAGTGCCGaagaacgaaagaaaaaaattctggaatCCTATTCAGTGGCTGCACGTTCAGGACCTGCTGGTGCAATGACCAAAGATGATCCAGCACAGGAATTTAttcgacaacgacaacaagaaGCCGAAGAAGATAAGAAACGTTTATTGAAAGCATATGATTATGTATCAAGACAAGGTGCTGGTCCTAAACAAGTTGTACTCGAAGAATTAAAACGATACGATG TCGATCCAGGAGAATTGGTGGAAGATCCACGTTTGAAAAAAGTCATCGGTACCACATCGTTTAGAGATGGCACGagcaaataa
- the LOC124496713 gene encoding uncharacterized protein LOC124496713 isoform X1, producing MGPKMEQEINLDELTDMNLLQNLLDQTEDIDDRKAIRGRMQEIRSIERAKRDAKLERLNNSRQEMIDERQRKAAEHKARTLAMYDQMARSAPAGGKKTMDIGIYTTGQVTPPSSPSINDKGLVEDVLQQCKRSAEERKKKILESYSVAARSGPAGAMTKDDPAQEFIRQRQQEAEEDKKRLLKAYDYVSRQGAGPKQVVLEELKRYDVDPGELVEDPRLKKVIGTTSFRDGTSK from the exons ATG GGTCCGAAAATGGAACAAGAAATTAATCTTGATGAGCTTACCGATATGAATCTTCTGCAAAATctg TTGGATCAGACTGAAGATATTGATGATCGGAAAGCGATTCGTGGACGCATGCAAGAAATACGTTCTATCGAAAGAG CTAAACGAGATGCAAAATTGGAACGATTAAACAATAGCCGTCAAGAGATGATCGACGAACGACAACGAAAAGCAGCTGAACATAAAGCCCGTACATTGGCTATGTATGATCAGATGGCACGATCTGCACCGGCTGGTggtaaaaaaacaatggacaTTGGTATCTATACAACCGGACAAG TTACACCACCATCCTCTCCAAGCATCAATGACAAAGGTTTAGTCGAAGATGTTCTACAGCAATGTAAACGAAGTGCCGaagaacgaaagaaaaaaattctggaatCCTATTCAGTGGCTGCACGTTCAGGACCTGCTGGTGCAATGACCAAAGATGATCCAGCACAGGAATTTAttcgacaacgacaacaagaaGCCGAAGAAGATAAGAAACGTTTATTGAAAGCATATGATTATGTATCAAGACAAGGTGCTGGTCCTAAACAAGTTGTACTCGAAGAATTAAAACGATACGATG TCGATCCAGGAGAATTGGTGGAAGATCCACGTTTGAAAAAAGTCATCGGTACCACATCGTTTAGAGATGGCACGagcaaataa
- the Pdk1 gene encoding phosphoinositide-dependent kinase 1 — protein MDTAKRCAEDFVFHRIIGEGSFSVVYLARDVHTKCLCAVKVCEKSHIHREKMHKAILREKQIMKYLTEKQSKFIIKLLSTFQDDTRLFFVLNYCVNGELLSFINQREIFDHKATLFYAAEILLALEHLHRYDIVHRDLKPENILLNEKMHIQITDFGSAFFLNDPTGEKNDPFDAKYSQQHRSRKNSFVGTAQYVSPEMLTNKNITGMCDLWAWACMLYQMITSSPPFSGSNEYSIFQKIQNLDYKFPENFPDDAKELIESILKIDPTQRLGADDDIKSNDGYISIRNHRFFHPLNNDWNLLNKQPPQQLLAVARNDVSIEELCIEFESMNLAPGLNEKQITRLLCLSLHQESDSFKPNNANNCDNNKTNNTTSMVNKRRHILDITAKEFEERLRKQKETNKFHPFVENNLIIKQGLIDKKKGFFPRRRMFLLTTGPHIYYVDPANMVLKGEVPFCKEMRTEAKNFRNFYIHVPNRTYILEDITNNAPGWCEIIDEVKKHALQDQLASAAAAATIIGGDEDGLHVNQHHHQQQSSSSTKLLDQQQQQQQNMNNGLITINNNINNNNSNINSNSTNSSYIKKSKNSLFNLNIKKMTVVTATNNNNANTENSGIGGGGN, from the exons atggACACTGCCAAACGTTGTGCCgaagattttgtttttcacagAATCATCGGTGAAGGATCATTCTCAGTT GTGTATCTAGCCCGTGATGTTCATACAAAATGTCTATGTGCTGTGAAAGTATGTGAAAAATCACATATTCATCGTGAAAAGATGCACAAAGCAATTCTTCGGGAGAAACAAATTATGAAATATTTGACcgaaaaacaatcgaaatttATCATAAAATTATTGTCTACATTTCAAGATGATACCCGATTAT TTTTTGTCCTAAATTATTGTGTTAATGGTGAACTATTATCCTTTATAAATCAACGTGAAATATTCGATCATAAGGCCACATTATTCTATGCTGCCGAAATTCTTTTAGCTCTTGAACATCTTCATCGATATGATATTGTTCATCG tGACCTAAAACCGGAAAatatattattgaatgaaaaaatgcaCATACAAATCACTGATTTTGGTTCGGCTTTCTTCCTAAATGATCCAACTGGTGAAAAGAATGATCCATTTGATGCCAAATACTCGCAACAACATCGTAGTcgtaaaaattcatttgtcgGTACTGCACAATATGTATCGCCAGAAATGTTGACCAATAAAAACATAACTGGCATGTGTGATTTATGGGCATGGGCTTGTATGCTATATCAGATGATTACTTCATCGCCACCATTTTCTGGTAGTAATGAATATAGTATATTTCAAAAGATACAAAATTTAGATTATAAATTTCCGGAAAATTTTCCTGATGATGcaaaagaattgattgaatcaatattgaaaatagaTCCTACACAACGTCTTGgtgccgatgatgatattaaaagCAATGATGGTTATATATCGATACGAAATCAtagattttttcatccattaaataatgattggAATCTTTTAAATAaacaaccaccacaacaATTATTAGCCGTTGCACGTAATGATGTATCAATAGAAGAACTATGCATTGAATTTGAGTCAATGAATTTGGCACCTGGTTTGAATGAGAAACAAATCACTCGGCTACTTTGTCTTTCATTGCATCAAGAATCTGATTCATTTAAACCTAACAATGCCAACAATTGTGATAATAACAAAACTAATAATACAACGTCCATGGTGAACAAACGTAGACACATATTGGATATAACGGCCAAAGAATTTGAAGAACGTTTAcgtaaacaaaaagaaacaaacaaatttcatcCGTTTGTTGAGAATAATCTTATTATAAAACaaggattgattgataagaaaaaagGTTTCTTTCCAAGACGTCGTATGTTCCTGTTAACAACTGGGCCACATATATATTATGTTGATCCGGCCAATATGGTACTGAAAGGTGAGGTACCATTCTGTAAAGAGATGAGAACTGAAGCGAAAAATTTTCGTAATTTCTATATACATGTT CCAAACCGAACGTACATTCTCGAAGATATAACAAATAATGCACCCGGTTGGTGTGAAATAATTGACGAAGTAAAAAAACATGCCTTACAAGATCAATTAGCCtccgctgctgctgctgctactatCATTGGTGGTGATGAAGATGGCTTACATgtaaatcaacatcatcatcaacaacaatcatcatcatcaacaaaattactggatcaacaacaacaacaacaacagaatatgAATAACGGTCTaataacaatcaataataatatcaataacaacaacagtaataTCAATAGCAATAGTACAAATAGTagttatataaaaaaatcaaaaaatagtctatttaatttgaatattaaaaaaatgactgtCGTTACGGCcaccaataacaataatgccAACACCGAGAATAGCGgaattggtggtggtggtaattgA